In a genomic window of Trichoderma atroviride chromosome 4, complete sequence:
- a CDS encoding uncharacterized protein (EggNog:ENOG41~SECRETED:SignalP(1-22)): MQTSRSLINWFRLQHLVFIGWADLLGEEQRNSYRLLFDWWTAASDRHSTPLSYCSQLQSLVHQNPRSKRFTDDYEELWICIQNSLLETLSDLQSREAGHSDYDKALYQLFMAEFADFRTCIDEAREDYSLLRAQRIHAAREAYYRQASLHCSQISHGSSDIRHGSFGPILAGRNGTGFTHECSWARPVEASDPYCPQTLDCGPRIAACPWLEDKHEDPFGLGGWPEYLWHLNDRCLVRTRDLGPKRPAYTAISHTWGRWMSENDGYLIPNGMKYRVPHNAMFDIKSLPQSLQHLGTKIDTDYAWLDLVCIPQGCKGEALDEEHDILKRQEISRQGSIFRNAKRAIAWFHDVDDFSCLGGLMEFAALSRIGIGETLTRESQHERERRMARALTKMEDGLAELFSKPEDTPKGPGFQQWSKQQMGHGEEMSQPINFWFTSLWTLQELCLRPDMWLATSDWKFLCLQGNTRIPLNGALCILQKYEKSLTPGSITERRLLDAI; the protein is encoded by the coding sequence ATGCAGACTTCCCGATCGTTGATCAACTGGTTTCGTCTCCAGcacctcgtcttcatcggcTGGGCTGATCTACTAGGGGAAGAGCAGCGAAACTCATACCGGCTGCTCTTCGACTGGTGGACAGCAGCTTCCGATCGCCACTCGACTCCTCTCTCATACTGCTCTCAGTTACAGTCTCTTGTTCACCAGAATCCACGCTCCAAACGCTTTACCGACGACTACGAAGAGCTGTGGATCTGCATACAGAACAGTCTTTTGGAGACACTGAGCGACTTGCAGTCCAGAGAGGCAGGACATTCCGATTACGACAAGGCCCTGTATCAACTCTTCATGGCTGAATTTGCCGACTTCCGAACATGCATCGATGAGGCCCGCGAAGACTACTCTTTGCTGCGCGCTCAAAGAATACATGCGGCAAGAGAGGCCTATTACCGGCAAGCCTCGTTGCATTGTTCGCAAATCAGCCATGGGAGTTCTGATATTCGGCATGGATCCTTTGGTCCCATACTTGCAGGTAGAAATGGGACCGGATTCACACACGAATGTTCCTGGGCTCGTCCAGTCGAAGCGTCCGATCCATACTGCCCCCAGACACTTGATTGTGGCCCTCGTATCGCAGCCTGTCCATGGCTTGAGGACAAGCATGAAGATCCCTTTGGCCTTGGAGGATGGCCCGAGTACCTGTGGCATCTAAACGACAGATGCTTGGTCCGGACTCGGGACCTGGGGCCAAAGCGACCTGCCTACACCGCGATCAGCCACACATGGGGCAGATGGATGAGCGAAAACGATGGATACTTGATACCAAACGGTATGAAGTATCGCGTCCCTCACAATGCCATGTTCGATATAAAGTCACTACCGCAAAGCCTACAGCACCTTGGTACCAAGATCGATACCGATTACGCCTGGTTAGATCTGGTCTGTATACCACAAGGATGCAAGGGCGAAGCGTTGGATGAAGAACATGACATTCTAAAACGGCAAGAAATATCGCGACAAGGCTCAATATTCCGTAATGCCAAGCGAGCAATTGCTTGGTTTCACGACGTCGATGATTTTTCTTGCCTTGGGGGGCTCATGGAATTCGCTGCCTTGTCAAGGATCGGCATAGGCGAGACGCTCACGCGGGAGTCGCAGCATGAACGAGAGCGGAGAATGGCTCGAGCGCTAACAAAGATGGAGGATGGGTTAGCAGAGCTCTTTTCGAAGCCGGAGGATACGCCCAAGGGGCCGGGGTTCCAGCAATGGAGCAAGCAACAGATGGGGCACGGGGAAGAAATGAGCCAACCTATCAACTTCTGGTTCACTTCCCTATGGACACTGCAAGAACTGTGTCTAAGACCCGACATGTGGCTTGCGACGTCGGACTGGAAGTTTCTTTGTTTGCAAGGAAACACTCGGATCCCCTTGAATGGGGCTCTATGTATCCTCCAAAAGTACGAAAAGAGCCTGACTCCCGGGAGCATCACGGAACGACGCCTGCTTGACGCGATATAG
- a CDS encoding uncharacterized protein (EggNog:ENOG41~TransMembrane:7 (o30-49i56-74o86-108i129-151o166-190i218-238o258-279i)), with the protein MAHGDCTEISALCPVGATVLGYYPNLGSGIFFAIVFGILTVGSLVLGIWKKTYTYAIGLSIGLLLEMLGYIGRIQLNSNPWNSGAFQLQICAIILAPTFICVSIYLTLKHVALNLNSAVSRIKPRWYPIIFLPADLSCLIVQAIGGGIAAAGGDTNPKLTESGNRAIIAGVALQVVVLIAFGVLSTDYYVRVRKYMTLPEAQNTDGWKLWHDGNFKKFRYAISTAYFVILIRCIYRIAEMAGGWGNKIMQDQPSFLVLDSTLIFVATFLLVVFHPGIYFPHMRRDRQKSLRPAEEIKLENGLSSTEGIKVAA; encoded by the exons ATGGCGCACGGAGACTGCACAGAGATATCGGCGCTGTGCCCGGTCGGCGCCACAGTGCTGGGATATTATCCCAATCTGGGATCGGGCATCTTTTTCGCCATTGTGTTTGGCATCTTGACAGTCGGCTCTCTTGTTCTGGGAATATGGAAGAAGACGTATACATATGCGATCGGCCTGTCCATCGGTCTACTACTTGAAATGCTTG GCTACATTGGTCGCATCCAGCTCAACTCCAACCCCTGGAACAGCGGTGCTTTCCAACTGCAGATCTgcgccatcatcctcgcACCCACCTTCATCTGCGTCTCCATCTATCTCACCCTCAAGCACGTCgccctcaacctcaactCCGCCGTCTCCCGCATCAAGCCCCGCTGGTAccccatcatcttcctccccGCCGACCTGAGCTGCCTCATCGTCCAGGCCATCGGTGGCGGCAtcgcagctgctggcggcgacACCAACCCCAAGCTGACCGAGTCCGGAAACCGTGCCATCATTGCCGGCGTTGCGCTGCAGGTCGTCGTGCTCATCGCCTTTGGAGTCCTCAGCACGGATTACTATGTTCGCGTGAGGAAGTACATGACTCTCCCGGAGGCCCAGAACACGGATGGATGGAAGCTGTGGCACGACGGCAACTTTAAGAAATTCCGCTATGCCATCTCTACTGCTTACTTTGTCATCTTGATCCGATGCATCTACCG TATTGCTGAAATGGCCGGCGGCTGGGGCAACAAAATCATGCAAGACCAGCCCagcttcctcgtcctcgacagcaccctcatcttcgtcgccacTTTCctgctcgtcgtcttccacCCAGGCATTTACTTTCCGCACATGCGCCGAGACCGCCAAAAGTCCCTGCGACCCGCCGAGGAGATTAAGCTGGAAAACGGCTTGTCGTCCACCGAGGGCATCAAAGTGGCTGCGTAA
- a CDS encoding uncharacterized protein (EggNog:ENOG41) has protein sequence MSVVGATRWYERVAAGQYNPESDLILNKYCRAFISEVKRLIPTEFYTGYSKHCLIREDGRIKAIHPFTCLDGHDYSGPSSSDTSGSLMPFGITGQCYGRNADLELGNTQAHNSVSSWTIDELGRVIIKRACILAPSCIAISTARSALDDGSPAMIERRRGEQEQTNKKNKPFNLANLPHFRTGARAGDSGTYFVVLSSHFENANYAPGFGVPFSRARIRGMVLRAVEQESEETRGSRRLVSEGSFHLTFQTRAGTRFELPEECQVDWIVL, from the coding sequence ATGTCAGTTGTTGGCGCCACCCGGTGGTATGAGAGAGTTGCTGCGGGCCAGTACAATCCAGAGTCAGACCTGATTCTGAACAAGTACTGCAGAGCGTTCATCAGCGAGGTAAAGCGCTTGATTCCGACCGAGTTCTACACAGGCTACAGCAAACATTGCCTGATACGTGAAGACGGTCGGATCAAGGCAATACACCCCTTTACCTGCCTCGATGGACACGACTATTCAGGCCCGAGCTCGTCCGACACAAGCGGCTCTCTCATGCCATTTGGAATAACGGGTCAATGCTATGGGAGGAATGCAGATCTTGAGCTAGGCAATACACAAGCACATAACTCGGTTTCATCGTGGACCATCGATGAACTCGGCCGAGTTATCATAAAAAGAGCTTGTATACTAGCCCCAAGCTGCATTGCTATCTCAACGGCCCGCTCCGCTCTCGACGATGGCAGTCCGGCGATGATcgaacgacgacgaggagaacaagaacaaacaaataaaaaaaataagccTTTCAACTTGGCAAACCTGCCTCACTTTCGCACAGGGGCTCGAGCAGGAGATTCCGGGACATATTTTGTCGTTTTGTCAAGCCATTTCGAAAACGCAAACTATGCTCCTGGATTCGGTGTACCCTTCTCCCGAGCGCGGATCCGAGGTATGGTGCTCCGCGCTGTGGAGCAAGAGTCTGAAGAAACGCGAGGATCACGACGGCTGGTTTCGGAAGGATCTTTTCATCTGACGTTTCAGACAAGGGCCGGTACCCGATTCGAGCTTCCGGAAGAGTGCCAAGTTGACTGGATTGTACTATAA
- a CDS encoding uncharacterized protein (BUSCO:EOG092D0P1F) produces the protein MESISRISGLLEAARELTLDAAQATRGMRTSSKLLDRNQMRKLLDSRNEREVLEGLRRVIAMMYRNHKTLPFFSSVVKNVASPNLEIKKLVYIYLIRHAEQEPDLALLSINTIQKSLSDTNPQVRALALKTMSGIRVPVISQIVSLAIKKGVADMSPLVRKAAALSIPKCYRLDPSQSPQLLEYLATLLGDKQYYVAGAAVSAFLEICPERIDLIHKHYRGLVKKIVDMDEWSQLATLKLMTYYARKCFPRRAQPVAASDASQTQTQSSNIDDFYAESTSSKPSTQPTSLDPDLALLLNGIRPLLQSRNSGVVVAVTRCYVDVGTPDHLKHAIGPLVALLRGAQDIQQIALYNIVSVCLVRPLDFVKYASHFLVRATDSAPIWELKLEVLTLIFPHSPVHVKSLILKELEHFSQGSNKALVLEAVRAIGRCAQGDATTAPRCLKLLLSQITSLDGTLAAGSLTVIRHLIQQDAEAHAGTVVRLAKNLDSATDPQARATIIWLVGEFSGLNGEDNIAPDVFRILLKDFASESEAAKRQILLLGAKVYLHHLNRKSEAEKNRVGEDDAPMEEEKHPIERLWDYVLLLVRYDVSFDLRDRARMYRAVLAVPQLATLMLLAPKPAPQAPSPSESRKGFLLGSSTLVLAGGGGLHGLRGYETLPDWVEPGKEPDPRLREPDRDAAASRYDSDRPAAAAADKLDEAVRSAPAGRSNGFGENLRTKTLDDWLAEEEGEEEEEETEEEESEEEEGDEEEDDDEEEEEEEESDDDGEADRLVKA, from the exons ATGGAGTCAATATCGAGAATCTCCGGCCTGCTGGAGGCTG CCAGAGAGCTCACGCTCGATGCGGCCCAGGCCACGCGCGGCATGCGGACAAGCtccaagctgctggatcgCAACCAGATGCGCAAGCTGCTCGACAGCCGCAATGAGCGAGAGGTGCTGGAGGGGCTGCGGCGTGTCATCGCG ATGATGTACCGAAACCACAAAACGCTacccttcttctcctccgtcGTCAAAAACGTCGCCTCGCCGAATCTCGAAATCAAGAAGCTCGTCTACATCTACCTCATCCGCCATGCCGAACAGGAGCCCGACCTTGCTCTGCTTTCCATCAACACAATCCAAAAGTCGCTCTCGGATACGAATCCCCAAGTCCGAGCTCTCGCCCTCAAAACAATGTCGGGCATCCGTGTGCCTGTCATCAGCCAGATTGTGTCGCTTGCCATCAAAAAGGGCGTCGCCGACATGAGCCCTCTGGTGCGCAAAGCCGCCGCTCTTTCGATTCCCAAATGCTACAGGCTGGATCCAAGCCAGTCTCCTCAGCTACTAGAATACCTGGCTACGCTACTAGGCGACAAGCAATACTACGTTGCTGGTGCCGCGGTGTCGGCCTTTTTAGAAATTTGCCCCGAGAGAATCGATCTGATACACAAACATTACCGCGGACtggtcaagaagattgtTGATATGGATGAGTGGAGCCAGCTGGCAACGCTGAAGTTGATGACGTACTATGCACGGAAATGCTTCCCTCGACGCGCTCAGCCAGTTGCCGCATCTGATGCCTCCCAAACCCAGACGCAAAGTAGTAATATTGACGACTTTTACGCCGAATCTACTTCATCAAAGCCTTCAACCCAACCGACATCACTCGATCCTGATCTGGCTTTGTTGTTGAACGGTATCAGGCCTCTGCTGCAGAGTCGAAACTCGGGCGTTGTTGTTGCAGTCACAAGGTGTTATGTCGACGTTGGAACTCCAGATCACCTCAAACACGCCATTGGCCCACTAGTTGCCCTCTTGAGGGGAGCTCAAGACATTCAACAAATCGCCCTATACAACATTGTTTCGGTTTGTCTCGTGCGGCCACTTGATTTTGTCAAGTATGCAAGCCACTTTTTAGTTAGAGCGACAGACAGTGCTCCGATCTGGGAGCTAAAGCTTGAGGTGTTGACACTCATCTTCCCGCATAGCCCAGTCCATGTCAAGAGCCTCATTCTAAAGGAACTGGAGCATTTCTCCCAGGGATCCAACAAAGCTCTTGTTCTGGAAGCGGTTCGAGCTATTGGCCGCTGCGCACAAGGCGACGCCACCACTGCCCCCAGATGCTTGAAATTACTCTTGAGTCAGATCACCAGCTTGGACGGAACGCTAGCCGCAGGATCTTTGACGGTCATTCGGCACTTGATTCAACAAGATGCGGAGGCACACGCCGGGACTGTAGTGCGCCTGGCTAAGAATCTCGATTCGGCAACTGACCCTCAAGCGAGAGCAACAATCATCTGGCTGGTCGGCGAATTCTCCGGCCTAAACGGGGAAGATAATATCGCGCCGGACGTTTTCCGTATTCTCCTTAAAGACTTTGCGAGCGAATCCGAGGCTGCGAAGCGTCAGATTCTACTACTAGGTGCAAAGGTCTATCTTCATCATTTGAATCGTAAGAgcgaggcggagaagaacagagtaggagaagatgatgctcctatggaggaagagaagcacCCCATTGAACGACTATGGGATTATGTCCTACTCCTTGTCAGATACGATGTGTCGTTTGACCTGAGAGACCGAGCACGCATGTACCGCGCCGTCCTCGCTGTGCCACAGCTTGCTACCCTGATGCTGCTCGCACCGAAGCCGGCTCCCCAAGCTCCAAGTCCGTCCGAGTCTCGAAAAGGATTTTTGCTGGGCTCTTCGACCCTTGTCTTGgctggaggtggtggccTACACGGTTTAAGAGGTTATGAGACTCTCCCGGACTGGGTTGAACCTGGCAAAGAGCCGGATCCCCGTCTACGTGAGCCTGATAGGGATGCTGCGGCGTCACGCTATGATAGTGATAGGcctgcggcagcggcagctgaTAAGCTGGATGAGGCCGTTAGGTCGGCACCCGCTGGCAGGTCGAATGGGTTTGGAGAAAACCTTAGAACGAAGACATTGGATGATTGGCTAGCTGAGgaggaaggagaggaggaggaggaagagactgaagaggaagaaagtgaggaagaagagggtgatgaagaggaggacgacgatgaagaggaagaagaggaagaggaaagcgatgatgatggggaggCGGACAGATTAGTCAAGGCATGA
- a CDS encoding uncharacterized protein (EggNog:ENOG41) produces the protein MYPLVYGRTRVLQDEVVGTTDAINKWAGKGEAIAKDTRNPSLEEHRYLPPVPYWSNTYQWLPANVKFMEDGTVKFTSYINNLHPQKYPQIYRTIEKLVEAALPAWDQCLLLPLKGGTKSGAGRTEPRFPKQDLCDEVSGIWDPSSPPPLDDVDEDDGEDGNEDDDESDDESEEEEEEEEEEEDDDEDPAIREWKETRNPVHPRVPEFEDIDYTPRDNIRLANKFRKTGLQVIVKMVSIELTPEKPEFPAGEWHVDGQMNEHICATALYCVDSENIAPSDIHFRMQTLPYIGNDYKTITNNTCSWLERTHGTRLRIFGGAQCLQMYGAVQMQEGRLLTYPNVFQHKESSIKLKDPSKPGTRHLISLRLVDPSMRIISTANVPPQQRNWWLDAVSRQPLYSDGSTLANLPPDLVAILEQKYVSGGELPVEILDMVRAHLYNNESFLPMMEEEARKHRAELLQERIEHHTRAWLSWDDTHYYHFRD, from the exons ATGTATCCTCTGGTATACGGACGGACCAGAGTGCTTCAAGACGAGGTTGTCGGTACTACTGATGCGATCAACAAGTGGgcgggaaaaggagaagccatcgccaaggaCACCAGGAATCCTAGTCTCGAAGAGCATCGATATTTACCGCCGGTCCCGTATTGGTCCAACACGTACCAATGGCTTCCCGCCAATGTGAAATTCATGGAGGACGGGACTGTCAAGTTTACGAGCTACATCAATAACTTGCATCCTCAAAAGTACCCGCAAATATACCGCACCATTGAGAAGCTTGTTGAAGCCGCCCTTCCGGCCTGGGATCAGTGTCTGTTACTACCACTCAAAGGTGGAACAAAAAGTGGTGCTGGACGCACTGAGCCTCGGTTCCCGAAGCAGGATCTGTG TGACGAGGTCTCGGGTATCTGGGACCCCTCTAGCCCTCCGCCGCtagatgatgttgatgaagacgatggcgaagacggcaatgaagacgatgatgaatcCGATGATGAatccgaagaagaagaagaggaagaagaggaagaagaagatgatgatgaagatccGGCTATTCGCGAATGGAAAGAAACGCGAAACCCAGTGCATCCCCGTGTGCCTGAGTTCGAGGATATTGACTATACCCCGCGTGACAATATTCGCCTCGCCAATAAATTCAGGAAGACGGGCCTTCAAGTCATAGTCAAAATGGTTTCTATTGAGCTCACACCAGAGAAACCAGAATTTCCCGCTGGGGAGTGGCAC GTTGATGGACAGATGAACGAACACATCTGCGCTACAGCGCTATATTGTGTGGATAGCGAAAATATTGCGCCTAGCGATATCCATTTCCGAATGCAAACGTTGCCATACATTGGCAATGACTATAAGACCATTACAAACAATACTTGCTCCTGGTTGGAGCGCACTCACGGAACGAGACTCAGGATATTCGGGGGGGCACAATGTCTTCAGATGTACGGAGCCGTACAAATGCAGGAGGGTCGTCTGTTGACATATCCAAACGTATT CCAGCATAAAGAATCTTCAATCAAGCTAAAAGACCCCAGCAAGCCAGGAACCAGACATCTCATCTCGCTACGACTTGTTGACCCCAGTATGCGAATCATTTCTACGGCCAACGTTCCGCCACAGCAGCGTAACTGGTGGCTTGACGCAGTTTCGAGACAACCTCTTTACTCCGACGGCTCTACGCTAGCAAACCTGCCGCCTGATCTTGTCGCGATACTGGAACAGAAATATGTCTCTGGTGGAGAGCTGCCTGTTGAAATCTTGGACATGGTACGAGCCCACTTATACAATAACGAGTCCTTTCTGCcgatgatggaggaagaagccagaAAACATCGGGCCGAGCTATTGCAAGAGCGCATCGAACACCATACTCGAGCCTGGCTTTCGTGGGATGATACACATTATTATCATTTTCGTGACTAG
- a CDS encoding uncharacterized protein (EggNog:ENOG41) — MPSSSSNPIILSPLTPSELLQYIVTRHRYPTTVLIGWPKHTFVDALIEDVNLQLHLQAQTAAEKDDRINKEEGEEEEELLSDKPPTHPLQRKTLLQTAVSRHIRLLFVPSSTHLRAFLGTFSASDSKIPSPPPSSSPDTNDSGPPMLIVYGLLELHRDSVEWSAQGIGTTATYLIEAAARNALRAAVVEPRGAMGFEALDEFLAEKLPVLSGTAMKSDGTWSGRTVAVERVLARWFEFERQEKR, encoded by the coding sequence atgccatcttcttcttcaaaccCCATCATACTCTCTCCATTAACTCCATCCGAACTCCTCCAATACATTGTCACTCGCCACAGATACCCAACCACGGTCCTCATCGGATGGCCCAAACACACATTCGTCGACGCTCTCATCGAGGACGTCAACCtgcagctccatctccaggcaCAAACAGCAGCCGAAAAGGACGACAGGATTaacaaggaagaaggagaagaagaagaagaattatTATCAGACAAACCTCCAACTCACCCTCTGCAGCGCAAGACTCTGCTTCAAACCGCCGTCTCACGCCACATCCGCCTCTTATTCGTCCCCAGCAGCACTCATCTCCGCGCATTCCTCGGTACCTTTTCCGCCTCAGATTCCAAAATTCCATCTccaccgccatcatcatcgccagacACGAATGATTCTGGTCCGCCAATGCTCATTGTCTACGGCCTGCTGGAACTCCACCGTGACAGCGTCGAGTGGTCGGCCCAAGGCATCGGCACCACGGCAACATATCTTATCGAGGCCGCGGCGAGAAACGCCCTTAGAGCGGCGGTGGTAGAACCCAGAGGGGCAATGGGATTTGAAGCTCTGGACGAGTTTCTAGCGGAAAAGCTGCCCGTTTTGAGTGGCACTGCTATGAAGAGTGATGGAACGTGGAGTGGACGCACAGTTGCTGTGGAAAGAGTGCTTGCTCGCTGGTTCGAATTTGAGCGGCAGGAGAAAAGATGA
- a CDS encoding uncharacterized protein (EggNog:ENOG41~TransMembrane:5 (n4-12c19/20o43-65i225-245o251-270i332-353o359-378i)), protein MERSLASVWGFFHPQTLLSLLESPFASLSASSYASKMANPDTGVFGALGAVLGYVGAEAATGQIFERLLWPQRSYANVTLKSIPILAILMPMGGPLHIIALKTLDIIFAHGLFKGARVGHMLGTCFFPDQDWTYTSWTSNGQKIKTESVRNCLWVRALSYVPIPKLGCDMQQATDQAPGKAAARSDQVRAKVAVSHLTLTRATKQDVESKMPFVEADVGRPAFQVFLAIFVTELSAILTTIGVAVHFKSPWALWWLAPLLLRLVSALLAIDRKPLEPLDLASPNEDICDYEIHCPQSEGNFMLLTGPKSVVQQFFVHYGHPVRNRFREAVQLAMVVLFGLLFLFGLFFSVIWMPIAVQKVWVCYHFYSGFAMIVMRYTSCDTSTEAMIANQFRKQEESLSTIDGEKNETAILFGHTRDGSETIKVSFVPTYHNRFLEGQACMDKLLRRKS, encoded by the coding sequence ATGGAACGCTCACTAGCCAGCGTCTGGGGTTTCTTTCATCCCCAGACGCTCCTCTCGCTTCTAGAATCGCCATTTGCCTCACTGTCTGCTTCGTCATATGCCAGCAAAATGGCCAACCCTGACACGGGAGTCTTTGGTGCTCTCGGCGCTGTTCTCGGATATGTCGGTGCTGAGGCAGCTACCGGCCAAATCTTTGAGCGTCTGCTATGGCCCCAACGCTCCTACGCAAACGTCACGCTGAAATCGATCCCTATCCTGGCCATTTTGATGCCCATGGGCGGACCGCTACACATCATCGCGCTCAAGACCTTGGATATCATATTCGCTCATGGCTTATTCAAGGGGGCACGAGTTGGCCACATGCTTGGAACTTGTTTCTTTCCCGATCAAGACTGGACTTACACCAGCTGGACGAGCAATGGCCAAAAGATCAAGACGGAGTCGGTGCGCAACTGTCTCTGGGTTCGCGCTCTGAGCTACGTTCCGATTCCCAAGCTCGGCTGCGATATGCAACAGGCAACCGATCAGGCTCCTGGAAAGGCCGCTGCCAGATCGGACCAGGTCCGGGCCAAGGTGGCTGTCAGTCATCTCACCTTGACCAGAGCCACAAAGCAAGACGTCGAGTCCAAGATGCCGTTTGTTGAAGCAGACGTTGGAAGACCGGCGTTCCAAGTCTTTCTAGCAATATTCGTCACAGAATTGTCAGCAATACTCACAACCATTGGCGTAGCTGTCCATTTCAAATCACCATGGGCGCTATGGTGGCTCGCTCCCCTGCTTCTACGCCTTGTCAGTGCCTTGCTTGCGATAGACCGGAAACCTCTGGAGCCTCTGGATCTCGCATCTCCAAACGAAGACATTTGCGATTACGAGATCCACTGTCCTCAGTCAGAAGGAAACTTTATGCTTCTCACAGGCCCCAAGTCTGTCGTCCAACAGTTTTTCGTCCATTACGGGCACCCAGTGCGCAACCGGTTTCGAGAAGCAGTACAGCTCGCAATGGTGGTTCTCTTTGgtttgctttttctctttggtCTGTTCTTTTCCGTCATTTGGATGCCCATTGCGGTCCAAAAAGTCTGGGTATGCTATCATTTCTACTCTGGCTTTGCCATGATCGTTATGCGGTACACTTCTTGCGACACATCCACAGAAGCCATGATTGCAAATCAGTTCAGAAAACAGGAAGAAAGCTTGTCCACTATCGACGGTGAGAAGAACGAAACAGCGATCCTCTTTGGACACACTCGAGACGGCAGCGAGACTATTAAAGTCAGCTTTGTTCCAACTTATCATAACCGCTTCTTGGAGGGGCAAGCATGCATGGATAAACTTTTGCGACGCAAATCGTGA